In a genomic window of Saccharomyces paradoxus chromosome X, complete sequence:
- the IDS2 gene encoding Ids2p (Protein involved in modulation of Ime2p activity during meiosis~similar to YJL146W) has protein sequence MDNQQQSISEDITGDLAAAVRKSWSESQDNPLLLNFNNSPIGTPTGRYSPEPEMMMEGNTMNLSSLARGSAQHQQRLYGSSQSREKSDQQQQDYQLFKHHYSLGQETRESVSDILNDLTLGSPEPSERVSPIKQPSVDVPPLTTRRSSIQDVQWIRHLLNPRSSFSGASANEPANSPGDVLNQSRAWITILHDSSAESLQAVIVLSESLKSVNSQYNLWVLHSSEVNAFQLTQIGIKTLIIDEYINLFMNFGNGSGFSASSQAAETKSELNFKWCKLFLFFSLIDRFELICYLSPTCTVLQNIDELLESTEVSDEIDNETCVLLSNKVNYINGDLASVEQDQYPAGNYDEDPQIIILKPNKAVAMCIKEYFTIYGNDFEGESKRSMFHQMNDLQIMKALFGDKWSYIDSGGYCAVPITSVPADSLNYKIIEFKILKPWERQNYIAAGQHRESIMNKWLDLWRDFLNQAN, from the coding sequence atggataaTCAGCAGCAGAGTATATCTGAGGATATCACTGGTGATCTGGCCGCTGCTGTGAGGAAATCATGGTCTGAATCACAAGATAATCCACTGTTGTTAAACTTTAATAATTCTCCCATAGGTACTCCCACTGGGAGGTACTCCCCTGAACCAGAAATGATGATGGAGGGAAATACAATGAACCTTTCATCTCTTGCAAGAGGGTCGGCACAGCACCAGCAAAGGCTTTATGGATCATCCCAATCTCGCGAAAAATCTGATCAACAACAGCAGGATTACCAGTTGTTCAAACATCATTATTCTTTGGGGCAGGAGACGAGAGAATCAGTCTCAGATATTCTCAACGATTTGACCCTAGGATCCCCGGAACCAAGCGAAAGGGTATCACCAATAAAGCAACCGTCGGTGGATGTTCCACCCCTAACTACGAGGCGTAGTTCTATCCAGGATGTTCAATGGATAAGACATTTACTGAACCCAAGAAGTTCATTTTCTGGTGCATCTGCCAATGAACCGGCCAACTCTCCCGGTGATGTCCTCAATCAGAGCAGAGCTTGGATAACAATACTGCACGATTCATCTGCAGAATCTTTACAGGCTGTTATTGTGTTATCAGAGTCATTGAAAAGTGTCAATTCCCAGTATAATCTTTGGGTACTACATTCCAGTGAAGTTAACGCCTTTCAATTGACTCAAATAGGAATCAAGACATTGATAATAGATGAGTACATCAATCTATTCATGAATTTCGGGAATGGCTCGGGTTTTAGTGCAAGTTCACAAGCGGCCGAGACCAAGAGCGAATTGAATTTTAAATGGTGCAagctatttcttttcttttcattgattGATAGGTTCGAATTGATTTGCTACTTATCGCCCACATGTACGGTAttacaaaatattgatgaacTTCTGGAGAGCACTGAAGTATCTGATGAgattgataatgaaacATGTGTTTTGTTATCGAACAAGGTAAATTACATCAACGGAGATCTCGCTAGCGTAGAGCAAGATCAATATCCCGCCGGAAATTATGATGAGGATCCTCAAATAATTATCCTGAAGCCAAACAAGGCGGTAGCAATGTGCATTAAGGAATACTTTACTATCTACGGGAACGATTTTGAAGGTGAAAGTAAAAGATCGATGTTTCATCAAATGAACGATTTACAAATTATGAAAGCATTATTTGGTGACAAATGGAGTTATATAGATAGTGGTGGCTACTGCGCTGTTCCAATAACTAGTGTACCAGCAGACAGTTTGAATTATAAGATAATCGAATTTAAAATCCTGAAGCCCTGGGAAAGACAAAACTACATCGCTGCTGGTCAACATCGAGAATCTATTATGAACAAATGGCTAGATCTTTGGCGAGACTTCCTGAACCAAGcaaattaa
- the SFH5 gene encoding Sfh5p (Non-classical phosphatidylinositol transfer protein (PITP)~similar to YJL145W) produces the protein MKFNNDSEKQVFDKLKKAIPGIIKEKCAGYDELYGYKLNPEGLTKEEVEKYYDEKIADCLIYKLCKAYQFEYSTVVQNLIDILNWRKEFNPLSCAYKEVHNADLQNVGILTFDANGDANKKAVTWNLYGQLVKKKELFQNVDKFVRYRIGLMEKGLSLLDFTGVDNSYMTQVHDYKGVSVWRMDSDIKNCSKTVIGIFQKYYPELLYAKYFVNVPTVFGWVYDLIKKFVDETTRKKFVVLTDGNKLGQYLKDCPYQDYGGKDKQNDLNKQNVTNVHPTEYGLYILQKQIIEDVE, from the coding sequence ATGAAGTTCAACAACGATAGTGAAAAGCAGGTGTTCGATAAGCTTAAAAAGGCAATTCCTGGTattatcaaagaaaaatgtgcAGGATACGATGAATTGTATGGTTACAAGTTGAATCCTGAAGGTCTGACCAAGGAGGAGGTTGAAAAATACTATGATGAAAAGATTGCCGATTGCTTAATCTACAAACTTTGCAAAGCGTACCAATTTGAATATAGCACTGTTGTGCAGAATCTgattgatattttgaacTGGAGGAAGGAATTCAATCCATTGAGTTGTGCCTATAAGGAAGTTCATAATGCAGATTTGCAAAACGTTGGTATTTTGACTTTCGATGCAAATGGTGACGCTAATAAAAAAGCTGTCACCTGGAACTTATATGGTCAGCtggtcaaaaaaaaggaattgTTTCAAAACGTGGACAAGTTTGTGCGCTACAGAATCGGACTTATGGAAAAGGGTCTGAGCTTACTGGATTTTACCGGTGTAGACAATAGCTATATGACCCAAGTCCACGATTATAAAGGCGTTTCCGTGTGGCGGATGGATTCTGACATTAAGAATTGTAGCAAGACCGTCATTggaattttccaaaaatactATCCAGAACTGTTGTATGCGAAGTATTTCGTTAATGTCCCCACTGTTTTCGGTTGGGTCTATGATTTGATCAAAAAGTTTGTTGATGAAACCACTAGAAAGAAGTTTGTGGTTTTGACCGATGGTAACAAGTTAGGTCAGTACTTAAAGGACTGCCCATACCAAGATTATGGTGGGAAAGACAAACAGAACGATTTGAACAAGCAAAACGTCACAAATGTCCATCCAACGGAATACGGCCTTTACATTTTACAAAAGCAAATCATTGAAGACGTTGAGTAA